A part of Desulfomicrobium baculatum DSM 4028 genomic DNA contains:
- a CDS encoding glutamine synthetase family protein — MPEYPIFNCKNSDDVVKAVREHKIELVQFWFVDVLGTLKSFQVLPGELEAAFEEGMGFDGSSLEGFCRIEESDMIAIPDPATFQLVTWRQTSAPIARMFCDILEPNGTPFAGDSRHCLKRNLQAAASKGYSFYVGPELEFFLFESSTSPKPLDAGGYFDAPPLDLAGDIRREIISCLRSMGIPVEYGHHEVAPSQHELALRYTDALKMADTAITYRVVVKEIARQNGCYATFMPKPLYGENGSGMHVHQSLFKNGRNLFYDADGDHHLSREAKSYIAGLLTHCKEFTAITNQWVNSYKRLVPGFEAPTNIAWARRNRSTLVRVPMYKPGKEAATRVELRSPDPACNPYLTFACMLAAGLKGIEENYVLSAPVEEDIYNMTSGDRRARGIESLPGSLEKALEAMEGSTLIREALGEHIFTKFLANKHIEWDQYRSQVTNYELERYLPRL, encoded by the coding sequence ATGCCCGAATATCCGATCTTCAATTGCAAAAATTCCGACGATGTCGTCAAAGCCGTGCGTGAACACAAGATCGAGCTGGTCCAGTTCTGGTTCGTGGATGTGCTTGGGACGTTGAAAAGCTTTCAGGTTTTGCCCGGCGAACTGGAGGCGGCCTTTGAGGAAGGGATGGGTTTTGACGGCTCTTCCCTGGAAGGATTTTGCAGAATTGAAGAAAGCGACATGATCGCCATCCCGGACCCGGCCACGTTTCAGCTGGTCACCTGGCGGCAGACCTCCGCGCCCATCGCGCGCATGTTCTGCGACATTCTGGAACCAAACGGCACTCCCTTTGCCGGGGACAGCCGCCATTGCCTGAAACGCAACCTGCAGGCTGCCGCGAGCAAAGGCTATTCCTTCTATGTCGGACCTGAACTGGAATTTTTCCTGTTTGAAAGCTCGACGTCCCCCAAGCCTCTCGATGCGGGCGGCTATTTCGACGCGCCACCGCTGGATCTGGCCGGAGACATCCGCCGCGAAATCATCTCCTGTCTGCGCTCCATGGGCATCCCCGTGGAATACGGACACCATGAGGTCGCGCCCAGCCAGCACGAGCTCGCTCTGCGCTATACCGACGCCCTCAAGATGGCGGACACGGCCATCACCTACCGCGTGGTGGTCAAGGAAATCGCCCGCCAGAACGGCTGCTACGCGACCTTCATGCCAAAGCCCCTCTACGGCGAGAACGGCAGCGGCATGCACGTGCACCAGTCCCTGTTCAAGAATGGGCGCAACCTCTTCTACGACGCCGACGGCGACCATCACCTGAGCCGCGAGGCCAAGTCCTACATCGCGGGGCTGCTAACGCACTGCAAGGAATTCACGGCCATCACCAACCAGTGGGTCAACTCCTACAAGCGTCTCGTGCCCGGTTTCGAGGCTCCGACCAACATCGCCTGGGCGCGGCGCAACCGCTCCACCCTGGTCCGTGTGCCCATGTACAAGCCGGGCAAGGAGGCAGCCACCCGCGTCGAGCTGCGCTCCCCCGACCCGGCCTGCAACCCGTACCTGACCTTCGCCTGCATGCTCGCGGCGGGCCTCAAAGGCATCGAGGAAAACTACGTCCTGTCCGCCCCCGTGGAAGAGGACATCTACAACATGACCTCAGGGGACCGCCGGGCTCGCGGCATCGAGAGTCTGCCGGGCAGCCTGGAAAAAGCCCTTGAAGCCATGGAGGGCAGCACCCTGATCCGCGAGGCCCTGGGCGAGCACATCTTCACCAAATTCCTGGCCAACAAACATATAGAGTGGGACCAGTACCGCTCGCAGGTCACGAATTACGAACTGGAGAGATACTTACCCCGGCTGTAA
- the trpA gene encoding tryptophan synthase subunit alpha, whose product MENNIDRALANAASIQLMTHVVAGYPNLDVNADLIRLMARRGVKLIEIQIPFTDPLADGPTIMRANQAALDQGVTPRHCFELCAALSRELPEVAFLFMTYANIPFALGLETFMAKARQSGASGLILPDLSWDESDGDYAGAAREHGLHPVMVISPDTQSPRLDAILSRASGLLYTTLKVGITGAGAGIDQTGVDYVRSLKKKTGLPIAAGFGISSPDHVRMLDGLADVAVIGSHIINLMDAQGLGAVDEFLAACGD is encoded by the coding sequence ATGGAAAATAATATCGACCGGGCGCTGGCAAACGCGGCAAGCATCCAGCTCATGACCCATGTGGTGGCCGGGTACCCGAATCTGGACGTGAACGCCGATCTCATCCGGCTCATGGCCAGGCGGGGGGTGAAACTCATTGAAATCCAAATCCCCTTCACCGATCCACTGGCCGATGGCCCGACCATCATGCGCGCCAACCAGGCCGCCCTTGATCAGGGCGTCACGCCCCGCCACTGCTTCGAGCTGTGCGCGGCCCTTTCCAGGGAACTGCCGGAGGTGGCGTTCCTGTTCATGACCTACGCCAACATCCCGTTTGCCTTGGGGCTTGAAACGTTCATGGCCAAGGCCAGGCAGAGCGGGGCCAGCGGCCTGATCCTGCCCGACCTGTCCTGGGACGAGAGCGACGGCGACTACGCCGGGGCCGCCCGCGAACACGGACTGCACCCGGTCATGGTCATTTCCCCGGACACGCAAAGCCCGCGTCTGGACGCCATCCTGAGCCGCGCCTCAGGCCTGTTGTACACGACGCTCAAAGTCGGCATCACCGGGGCCGGAGCCGGCATCGATCAGACCGGCGTGGATTATGTCCGAAGCCTGAAGAAAAAAACCGGCCTGCCCATCGCCGCCGGTTTCGGCATCTCAAGCCCCGATCACGTCCGCATGCTGGACGGCTTGGCCGACGTGGCCGTGATCGGCAGCCACATCATCAACCTGATGGATGCACAGGGGCTGGGGGCCGTGGATGAATTTTTGGCGGCGTGTGGGGATTGA